A genome region from Euphorbia lathyris chromosome 4, ddEupLath1.1, whole genome shotgun sequence includes the following:
- the LOC136227445 gene encoding uncharacterized protein isoform X2, whose protein sequence is MESVKKRKKYKRRLHPLFKPHPPILNDYSDEDTISLTSQELPTLDANQEGWRQISRGKKVQSATNINEATRNATARTPSSVASMNDLRNKRITTSSPHTRATIDDEGLHSSLSRYTLGSDHPQSDNPIDNHESDYPCLSDTEISVENSETFRGRSVGRGPYKGMDLDKLTNGRKNKLVVFIPPGRYFRPIGKHSNKLSSWLGYCARIYGPPTESWDEIEKKYRSRLWAMIQDYFDVSTDSPEKWKKREELGKTEPDTPEMKKAKFEYFCFFQMKTAYQRWKYKLHTQYRMYSNDDERLKHVPKELSEDAWKEMLKVFGSKDF, encoded by the exons ATGGAGAGCGTAAAAAAACGCAAGAAGTACAAGAGGAGATTACATCCGCTATTTAAACCTCACCCACCTATCTTAAATGATTATTCTGATGAAGATACAATTTCCCTGACAAGTCAAGAATTGCCTACTTTAGATGCAAATCAag AGGGATGGAGACAAATCTCAAGAGGAAAGAAGGTACAGAGTGCTACTAACATTAATGAAGCAACTAGAAATGCAACTGCACGTACACCATCTTCTGTTGCGTCAATGAATG ATCTTAGAAATAAAAGGATTACAACGTCTAGTCCTCATACACGTGCTACTATCGATGATGAAGGCTTGCATTCTTCATTAAGCCGATATACTCTCG GTTCTGACCATCCACAATCTGATAATCCCATTGATAATCACGAATCTGACTATCCTTGCCTATCAGATACGGAGATAAGCGTTGAAAATTCAGAAACTTTTCGTG GGAGATCAGTTGGTAGGGGACCATACAAAGGGATGGATCTCGACAAACTTACCAATGGAAGGAAAAACAAATTAGTTGTTTTCATTCCACCGGGCAGATATTTTAGGCCAATTGGGAAGCATTCTAATAAATTATCGTCATGGTTAGGATACTGCGCTAGAATTTATGGACCTCCGACTGAGTCTTGGGATGAAATTGAAAAAAAGTACAGGTCCCGTTTGTGGGCTATGATTCAA GACTATTTTGATGTTAGTACTGATAGCCCTGAAAAGTGGAAGAAACGCGAAGAGTTAGGAAAGACGGAGCCCGACACGCCAGAAATGAAAAAAGCTAAATTTGAGTACTTTTGTTTCTTTCAGATGAAAACGGCATATCAGAGAtggaaatataaattacatacccAATATCGAATGTATAGTAATGATGATGAACGCTTGAAACATGTTCCTAAAGAACTATCTGAAGATGCTTGGAAAGAGATGCTTAAAGTTTTTGGAAGCAAGGACTTTTAG
- the LOC136227445 gene encoding uncharacterized protein isoform X1, whose amino-acid sequence MESVKKRKKYKRRLHPLFKPHPPILNDYSDEDTISLTSQELPTLDANQEGWRQISRGKKVQSATNINEATRNATARTPSSVASMNDLRNKRITTSSPHTRATIDDEGLHSSLSRYTLDKMRRTIINNADNEKFDEMGACHLQGSDHPQSDNPIDNHESDYPCLSDTEISVENSETFRGRSVGRGPYKGMDLDKLTNGRKNKLVVFIPPGRYFRPIGKHSNKLSSWLGYCARIYGPPTESWDEIEKKYRSRLWAMIQDYFDVSTDSPEKWKKREELGKTEPDTPEMKKAKFEYFCFFQMKTAYQRWKYKLHTQYRMYSNDDERLKHVPKELSEDAWKEMLKVFGSKDF is encoded by the exons ATGGAGAGCGTAAAAAAACGCAAGAAGTACAAGAGGAGATTACATCCGCTATTTAAACCTCACCCACCTATCTTAAATGATTATTCTGATGAAGATACAATTTCCCTGACAAGTCAAGAATTGCCTACTTTAGATGCAAATCAag AGGGATGGAGACAAATCTCAAGAGGAAAGAAGGTACAGAGTGCTACTAACATTAATGAAGCAACTAGAAATGCAACTGCACGTACACCATCTTCTGTTGCGTCAATGAATG ATCTTAGAAATAAAAGGATTACAACGTCTAGTCCTCATACACGTGCTACTATCGATGATGAAGGCTTGCATTCTTCATTAAGCCGATATACTCTCG ACAAAATGAGGCGTACTATAATCAACAATGCTGATAATGAAAAGTTTGATGAGATGGGTGCTTGTCACTTGCAAGGTTCTGACCATCCACAATCTGATAATCCCATTGATAATCACGAATCTGACTATCCTTGCCTATCAGATACGGAGATAAGCGTTGAAAATTCAGAAACTTTTCGTG GGAGATCAGTTGGTAGGGGACCATACAAAGGGATGGATCTCGACAAACTTACCAATGGAAGGAAAAACAAATTAGTTGTTTTCATTCCACCGGGCAGATATTTTAGGCCAATTGGGAAGCATTCTAATAAATTATCGTCATGGTTAGGATACTGCGCTAGAATTTATGGACCTCCGACTGAGTCTTGGGATGAAATTGAAAAAAAGTACAGGTCCCGTTTGTGGGCTATGATTCAA GACTATTTTGATGTTAGTACTGATAGCCCTGAAAAGTGGAAGAAACGCGAAGAGTTAGGAAAGACGGAGCCCGACACGCCAGAAATGAAAAAAGCTAAATTTGAGTACTTTTGTTTCTTTCAGATGAAAACGGCATATCAGAGAtggaaatataaattacatacccAATATCGAATGTATAGTAATGATGATGAACGCTTGAAACATGTTCCTAAAGAACTATCTGAAGATGCTTGGAAAGAGATGCTTAAAGTTTTTGGAAGCAAGGACTTTTAG
- the LOC136228064 gene encoding uncharacterized protein codes for MDIDKSWMALDNRKDRSYIEGVESFLKYAYRFKLLTDVIQCPCKKCRNVVYNDESTIRFHLLKFGIMTTYTVWYVHGEYPNEEHGINEDLNGNDYNNDSDDDMVGLVNDIYGVDHENSVDNDCESNSMLGEPKGDAGEFYRLLNEAKEKLHSGCELLKLATIVKLLHMKSFHRWTNKSFDDLLSLLREIIPNGKHTMPESYSSAKKYIRRLGLHYEKYDVCQNMCTLYWGPFANATSCQICGLSRWKSGDSSSDNKKIPHKVLRYFPLKPRLQRLFMSTEMASNMRWHKEKRVDDGIMRHPADSLAWKSFDDQHQIFSSDPRNVRMGLATDGFQPFGNMSSQHSIWPVILIPYNLPPWLCMKQSNLIVSMIIPGEHSPGMGIDIFLQPLISELKELWVDGVETYDSHGKQNFRLHACIIWTINDFPAYADLSGWSTKGYKACPVCHKHTSAEYLRASKKLYYMDHRRFLPPNHKWRKDRRSFNGLTEMRKRPTPLSGDDVLKEFDNFTQLPFNRGIKRKYDALSSFENWRKKSIFFELPYWKTLLICHNLDVMHIEKNVCDNVLGTLMKIKGKIKDTLNSRKDLVNMGIRNELHPTVVGDKVRVPIARYVLSENDKVALCKMLDDLKTPDGYLSKISRCINIKERKISGMKSHDCHVFLQKLLPIAIRGFLPKDVVEPLIELSAFFRDLCSKSLEISELDRLEKQIPITLCKLEKNFPPSFFDVMVHLVVHLASEAKIAGPVQYRWMYFVERDLHTKKLNVRNKAKPEGSIAEAYIAYECLTFCSRYLVGIDTIFNQNPRNFDGINQNADGIELAIFRKAGRLR; via the coding sequence ATGGATATTGATAAGAGTTGGATGGCTCTTGACAATAGAAAAGATCGTAGTTACATTGAAGGAGTTGAATCTTTTTTGAAGTATGCATATAGATTTAAATTGTTGACCGACGTGATTCAGTGCCCTTGCAAAAAATGTAGAAATGTTGTTTATAATGATGAATCTACGATTAGATTTCACTTGTTGAAATTTGGAATTATGACAACATATACAGTTTGGTATGTTCATGGGGAGTATCCAAATGAAGAACATGGTATCAATGAAGATCTGAATGGGAATGATTATAATAATGATTCTGATGATGATATGGTTGGATTAGTCAATGATATATATGGTGTTGATCATGAAAACTCAGTTGATAATGATTGTGAAAGTAATAGTATGTTAGGGGAACCTAAAGGGGATGCTGGTGAGTTTTATCGATTACTAAATGAAGCTAAGGAGAAATTACATTCAGGATGTGAACTCTTGAAATTGGCTACTATTGTCAAGTTACTTCACATGAAGAGTTTCCACAGGTGGACAAATAAATCTTTTGATGATTTACTAAGTTTATTGAGAGAGATAATACCGAATGGGAAGCATACTATGCCTGAGTCATATAGTAGTGCAAAGAAATATATCCGTCGGTTGGGTCTTCATTATGAAAAATACGATGTATGTCAAAATATGTGCACTTTATATTGGGGCCCATTTGCAAATGCAACATCTTGTCAAATATGTGGGTTGTCTAGGTGGAAATCTGGTGATAGTTCAAGTGATAATAAGAAAATTCCGCACAAGGTCTTACGTTATTTCCCATTAAAACCAAGGCTGCAGAGGTTGTTTATGTCTACAGAGATGGCATCAAACATGCGGTGGCATAAAGAAAAAAGGGTTGATGATGGAATTATGAGGCACCCTGCTGACAGTCTAGCATGGAAATCATTCGATGATCAGCATCAAATTTTTTCAAGTGACCCTCGTAATGTTAGAATGGGTTTGGCAACTGATGGTTTTCAGCCTTTTGGAAACATGAGCTCTCAACATAGCATTTGGCCTGTGATTCTAATACCTTATAACTTGCCTCCTTGGTTGTGCATGAAACAGTCAAACTTGATAGTGTCAATGATTATACCTGGTGAGCATAGTCCAGGAATGGGTATAGACATATTTTTGCAACCTCTAATTTCTGAATTGAAAGAATTATGGGTTGATGGCGTGGAGACATATGATTCTCACGGTAAACAAAATTTTAGATTACATGCATGTATTATTTGGACTATCAATGACTTTCCAGCATATGCTGACTTATCGGGGTGGTCAACGAAAGGTTATAAGGCATGCCCTGTTTGCCATAAGCATACTAGTGCTGAATACCTCCGTGCTTCAAAGAAGTTATATTATATGGATCATAGGAGATTTTTGCCTCCTAATCATAAATGGCGTAAAGATAGAAGGTCGTTTAATGGTTTAACAGAGATGAGGAAGAGGCCAACACCTTTATCAGGTGATGATGTGTTAAAGGAATTCGACAATTTCACTCAATTGCCATTCAATAGAGGCATCAAAAGGAAATACGATGCTTTAAGTAGTTTTGAGAATTGGAGAAAAAAGAGTATATTTTTTGAGTTGCCTTATTGGAAGACACTTCTTATTTGTCATAATTTAGATGTCATGCATATCGAGAAGAATGTGTGTGATAATGTGTTGGGGACTCTGATGAAGATCAAAGGGAAAATTAAAGATACATTAAATAGTCGAAAGGACTTAGTTAATATGGGTATCAGGAATGAACTTCATCCGACCGTGGTTGGAGATAAAGTACGTGTCCCAATTGCGCGTTATGTGCTTTCTGAAAATGACAAAGTGGCTTTATGTAAGATGTTGGATGACTTGAAGACACCAGATGGATATTTATCAAAAATATCTAGGTGTATTAACATCAAGGAACGTAAAATTTCTGGCATGAAAAGTCACGACTGTCATGTGTTCCTACAAAAGCTTCTTCCTATAGCCATTAGAGGGTTCCTACCGAAAGATGTAGTTGAGCCACTTATTGAGTTGAGTGCATTCTTCCGTGATTTATGCAGTAAGAGCCTGGAAATTTCTGAATTGGATCGTCTTGAGAAGCAGATTCCtataactttatgtaaattggAGAAAAATTTTCCACCTTCATTTTTCGATGTCATGGTGCATTTAGTTGTCCACTTAGCATCTGAGGCAAAAATCGCAGGTCCTGTCCAATATCGGTGGATGTATTTTGTTGAGAGAGACTTGCATACGAAAAAACTAAACGTTCGGAATAAGGCAAAACCTGAGGGATCAATAGCAGAAGCATATATTGCCTATGAATGCTTGACTTTCTGTTCAAGATATTTGGTAGGAATTGATACGATCTTCAATCAGAATCCTAGGAATTTTGATGGGATCAATCAAAATGCAGATGGTATTGAGTTGGCAATATTTAGGAAAGCTGGACGACTTAGGTAA